Within the Syngnathus scovelli strain Florida chromosome 6, RoL_Ssco_1.2, whole genome shotgun sequence genome, the region AATCTGAGTGTACTTTTGCAGGAAGAATGTTGCTTGTAGATAAATTCTACTGTTTTTGTTAAACCACAGAAAGCCATGCTTATCATGCCTTATAAATGCATGAACGGAAGAAACTCACGGTAAGCAAATCAGTCTTATTAGGGTTTGTGCATAAATTCCATAGTCAGATAAGTCAGTCAGTGGATAAGTCAGAATACTAAAAGTTTTAAACTCAGTCTGACCTTTAATTCTTCATCTGAATCTTTACCTCTCCACTAGTTTTGGTACAGTGACAATGGAAACTTAGGCTACACTACAATCTCCCTGCAGGGCATGATGCGCTGTTGGCTTTTAATGTGAGcagaatttttttcattttttttcttttcctttattTTCTCCAGAATCTGCGTGAGAGAAGGAACTCCAGTAaacaaacagaagaaaaaaacgcTGTGGCAACAGAGAAAGATGACGACCAGAATCATCCACACAACCTCTGCAGCTCTGTGGACTTCGAAAACGTATGAAAGCTGCTTTCTCTTTTTGATCCTTCATTATGTCCCGTTAATGGATGACTCTTGACCTGATCAATAGCTCAcataaaaatgaacaaaaaaagtaCACTATTATATTGTGTCAAAACTTCACCTTCCAACTGACgtcattaaaataataacaccAGCCTGCATGAAGTTGTACAAAGTGGCCAGTGACAGAGTGCATTTAAGTGAGCAAAGGGTAACTGCTCATCAGGTCATTCACCTTGCCTTTCTCCATAACGGTCCctatttgtttttttgataaTCTCCGGAGTGTTTGgcactctctctctgtctctctctctctcttcaatCTGTTTTGTAGAATTACTTCCTCCAGTTATCTTACTAATTTGCTGCCatatcattttcaattttttctttattcattATAATGTCATAGAAGTAATTTACTTTATTTCTTAATGATGTAAATTTGTGCCTATCAGTTAGTTTTGACTTAAATGCTATTTTTAGGAACTGATTTCGAGCTTTAATCATTCAGAGAATACATAGTTTCATTCAATAGACTTTTTATTTCTGTTTTAAGACATTTTTGTAAAGTCTAATAAATTATCTGTGAAATATTTATTACTGACTGGTGTAACCCAAATGATCAGATTTCTTCAGATCATCCCACTTAATAACTTTGTACAGCATTTGAAAAATCTACCATTTTATTCTTTAGTATCTTAGTGCattccatacatatatatatatatatatatatatatatatatatatatatatatatatatatatatatatatatatatatatatatatatatatatatatatatatatgatattgCTTTCTACATACTTTTATGACCATTGCAATCAAGTAACAATCAATTATACAGTTACAGGTTTTAATTTTTGTCtgacgtggggacaagcggtatagaaaatggatggatggatgttacaaAAATTGAAATCTATCTGAGGAATCGGCAAATCTGGTTATTATTTGTCCGATTAACACCGCCAGTTACCTGTTAAAGTTGCTTTTGTCTTCAAACCTGCcggtttctttttattttatactcTTGGCAATATTGGACATGGAACCCAGCACAGTTATCATTGTTCTTATGCACCAACGCATAACGCTGGCATTTCCGTCATTCAGCATAATTATTTACGAGTGGTCACTGAAATACTCAGGAGTACAATAACGTTAGTGCCGGAGGGGAGAGGGCAACgctccctagtttttttttttcctgaaacagTGACCTTTTCCGCATCCAGTAAGAGTAGATCATTTCTTTTGCCTTTGATGACCAAATGTTCTTCCTTGTGGAATATACAAGTACAACACATCAAATTCGGGCTCATTTGACAGTGAGCTAAATGAAGTCACGTAACAGCTTGGAAAGCCTAACCTTGTCAAAtacaaatcaaacatttgacctTTAATCTTACAAAAGAAGCAGTTTCACTTATGAAAACACTCACATATGCAGTGTGACATAAAGAAAACCGGTTTGTCAGGTCATTAGGGATGAATATTTGGCAAGAGCTTACATTACCtaagttttattttcattcctTTATAGGTAGGATGTtctcattgtttgtttttctactaTATGGATTAAAATGTTCAAATAAGCAGACCACGTTTATAGTAGTTGTGTCATGTCCTCCCAAACCCATAATTTAGAATTGTCATGTCCAGATAAATCGTAGTAGTGATTTTATTTCctatttaaagtttttttttgggtgatacCTAGCTTCACATATTTGCAGGATTAAAAAATGCCCATCTAAAATTTGCTATAATGTGACAAAAAGTGAaattattcttttatttttgtggcaATTTTTTTCATACAATGTTGCACAAATGAATTTTTCTGCCAGGGTTCGTTTAAGGCCGCAAACTGTCACAAAAACGTTTGCCAGTCATTCGCCAACagttttttgaaatgttgaaCATGTTTAGAATTTCTTTGCGACAAGAAAAAATGTTTGTGACCATTAAAACTGTTTCAAATCGTCTGGCGAATGTCTGCGACAGTTTGTGATTTTGAACAAaccttaacaaaaaaaaaagataaacattTGCTACTTTCCTAAAGACTTACAAATCTTCGCCACTCAGTGGGCTTAAACGTTACGAAAGCTTATATTCAACAAAGCCTTGATTTCAAATTGGTGCCGATTAACTTTGAATTGAGACTTGCTTTAGTTCGTCCACTCTATTTTCAAACAAGCTGTGCTATCACTACAGAGGGGTCTAATCTTTCTGTATATTTCTTTTATTCAAACAAGATAATTAAATCAAGAAGCTATTGCCTAACGCCTCTCCTCTTATGGACATCATGTTTTCAATGACCTATGTGTCATTTGAACTGCAAATCatcttggatggatggatggatggatggatggatggatggatggatggatggatggatggatggatggatggatggatggatggatggatggatggatggatggatggatggatggatggatggatggatggatggatggatggatggatggatggatggatggatggatggatggacaacccCACTTCTTACTCCACCCACCAAGTCGCTGAGTTGGTCCTGAAACAATTCCTAATGTTTTGTTGCCACCTGTTGGCGATTTAGTGAAATCACTTCCTCTCTATTCTTCTGCTCTTGGCAGGATTTGGTGGACTGGAGAAAGCCCTTGGCGTGGCAGGTAGGCCACTTAGGAGAGAAATATGATGCCTGGGTACATCAGCCAGTTGACAGACCCATCAGACTCTTTGGAAACTCTTTCCTTGAGGCCAGCACCAAGACTTCCTGGTAAGACAGGCAGCTCCTACTTTCAAATAATTAAGGATATGTTAACAGATAagatttcatttttctttctttttttttaattttagatgATAAATACTCAGATTCACACTTTCTCTGTCATAACAGGTACTGGGTGCCCGTGGTTTGGCTTCCTCTTGTATGTTATCTTAGTTGGTCCTGTTACACCAACCTGGCAAAGGGTACCACCAGAATACCTATCACCTCAGGTAACACAAGTTTATTCAAAATTTACAAATGCCACTCATTCTCTAAATTGACATGTGACCTTAGGTACATGTTCATCCTCCGTTTTAATATTGTGCGCCTGTGTCCACAGACTTCTCTGTCATGGTCCATAAGTACACTTTCCCACTGCTCTTCATGATGGGCTGGTTCTTGTGGTCATTCATCGAGTACTGTATTCATCGCTTTGTCTTTCACATGAAACCACCAGCTCATAACTATTACCTCATCACGCTACACTTTCTCCTCCATGGACAGCATCACAAGGTACAAACAAATTGCGGCATCAAAAGTTAAAATGGGAATCTCGCATGATATTTCGGTAGTATTAATCACATGTAGGTACCGTAAATACCCAATAACAAGCACCTGTGTATCATGTCTCCAACACCCCTTCCtctaaattaccgtattttccgcaccataaggcgcacttaaaagcctttactTTTTTCAAAAACCGAAGGAGCACCTTTTAATAAGGTGAGCCTTTTGTGTCAACAGAATTCCAAAATCTCTAAATGTTATCACATGGCTGCCACCACAGGGGACGTAATATGTAGATGTTGGCAAAGCACATCATCTAAATTTTATATTGACTTCCACTTGTTGTCAGTATGTTGACTTTTTGAATGTACATCCGCATCTTTAATCTTTTATGACCCATCTCTTCAGTCTCCATTCGACGGCTCTCGGCTGGTCTTTCCACCCGGGTTGGCCTCCTTTGTGGTTGGAACTTTCTACACAATCCTCAATAATCTGCTGCCAGAAATTGTGGCCATGTCCATGTTTGTTGGGGGACTGTGCGGCTACGTCATCTACGATATGATCCACTACTACCTTCACTATGGGTCGCCCAAGAAAGGCTCGTACATGTACAGCTTGAAGGCCTACCACGTCAAACACCACTTTGAGCACCAGAGAGCTGGTAGGCACCACACAACCCGACTTCAGTGGACTTGCCTGCTTTCAATTTGATTTGTTCCCTAAGTATGGTAtgcgggctccctctagtggtaaccAATAGAATCACTGACCAATTACGGTTTAGCTTTTAAGTCTTTTTATTTATGAAAATTTATTTAGGTACATTTTGTAATGACCTGTTTATGCTAAACACATTTTAATGTATCATTAAGTAggtattatttatttagatgCAGTTTTAAGGTTCAAGAAGTAGATAATGTGACAGTGGCTTATTTACAATATTAAAAACACATCCTTAAAATTCTGCTGAATTTTTCATTTGTGGATGATGGTCTTTACTTGAAGAGCTAATTTAATTTTCAAGTGATACTTGGTGTAAAGAGTTTTAGGACAACTGTTTTAATCCAAATGTTTATCTTTCCAGGTTTTGGAATCAGCACCGCATTCTGGGACCACCccttcaacacagtcatccctgCTGAGAAATTCTAATCTCGAAGGTCTCCTTGAGAAGGCCAAAGTACTGATCAAGCACCCTCCTATTAGGTCTTAAACAAACCAGACACCCAGTTCAGCCAAAATGGAGGCTACGGCTTTGCCTATGCAGCTAATCCCTTCATCTTCTCAATATTTCATCTTGCCTTCACATCCTGTCAGCATCGCATTCCtatttcatgtgtgtgtgagtgttgatGTGTGCTTTTCCTCACTGTCGCAAGGCATCACTGCCCAAACCAAGTCACATGCCATTGCTGCTCTTCTAACCACACTGACCTTCCCATGTCAGATCACTTGCGAGTTAGACCGCCATGAGATGGGCGGGGAGCTGATTGAAACGCAATACAGATACAGCATTACTCCGACACGTCAAGTTTTGCGGACTTCATTCAATCATAAATAACCACGCGGGACTACaataagaacaacaacaaagaatCATAGGCTCTCATTTTCTTCTCATCCTCAATACACGCGGTTCCCTAAAATCATCCTTCAGAGTGAGCAAAGGGAGTAAGGAAGTGAAAGACGGTGCGTGAACGTGGAACATGGAACGTGGTGGCGGGGCGGGAGGCAAGGAAAGTATGTGTAACTTGGGATGTTCTCCCAATGGTAGAAGattcgtccatcagtttggattAAATGCAAGTAAAACGATTCTCTTGAGTAAAAATCTTATTGATAGTGTGGCCTCAATGGATATGCACTGTATTTTTGTAAgtcttacccccccccccccccattttctttcttctttggtTAATAATGAAGCTACTACAATGtataaaaatatgttttgtaAGATGCTTTGTACAGCAGATTCTTAGATAGTTCTAGCTGCGCATCATCCTGTAGAGAGCAGCGGTTTTTCCACAAATTTCGAAAACGATGGATGATGTCAAAATACGTGCCCGAGCAAGAATGACATGAGGGAATGAGGTCAGCTTGTCAGTCTTCCAGCTGTGCGGGACTTTGGGGTCAAAGCTGTCTgtctgcatctttttttttttttttttttttacatgttgaaTTTGGTCATTTGAGAACAAACTGTGCATTGAGCGACCTCTTGCAATGACTCCACAGTTCCCAGGAGGATGACGATGGACCGACCATCTGACTGGGCAGCAGGAAGTGTTGATAGCTGGCGGAGCCTCAAGCGTTCCCTCTGGGCACTATTGATAACCAATGCAGAACAAACCATTGACGCGTAATATATTTTGAATTCAGAGAAAATCCACTAGTTTGCAGAATGATTCACATTTTACAGAATAGATGCATAACATGGAAAATCACATGCACGTTATCTTCATGCTTTTTTCAATTTGTAAATATTTGTGGAATAACAGCTTTTGCACTCTAAACCTATTCAGTGCAGCAATAACTTCTCAAATCTGTGATAATGAGGTGGCTGAAACAGAATTCATCCAACCTCTGTTCACAGAGTTGATTATATTTTCTTCATTTGTATTGGTATTGTAATAGcaattttaaaatgttcattaCAAAACCCTTTATGGATTTCAAACACAATGTCATGATGGTGAATGTACCAATGGAGGTTGTGCACATGTCTGTTGGAATAAAGTATACACAAAtctttacatttatttgatcaaGATGAAAACAACAACTAGCCAGCTTGATTCACGCACTGGATATTGTgctaaatatttacaaaattaTGCATAGTATTTGCGAAAAGGAGAAGTCAACCCCCAATTTTTCTTCTgtaataatatgttctgtgcagcccagTGTTCTGATTACTGtttcgtttgtggaatatgagtgaATCAGTCAAAATCcacttgtttttatccatctcagggggtggccattttgccacttgttgtCAACTGAACtgtcaccagttttctgaagctgagccaaGATTgtttgtgacctgagacctggcaactgtaatGTCATTTTTGGTCTACAGCAAATAGCAAATTGGCCGCCCCTGATAAAAACTGGTGAATTTTCCTGACTAACTCACactccacaaacacaatacTAATCAAAATGCAATTTTTAGACAAGTGGGGGCACAgacaacatattattgtaaagaaaatgttcTCCTGTATTTTATGTTGCAATTTTAAATTTCTATGCAAATGtatttgtaaataaatgtcTACATTTTGGAtgttagtatttttattttttatattgtctATACACGGTCCGTTCaagttagcacatctgccttaCAGATACAAAGTCGTGGGTTCATATCTGGACTCCAGGTTTCCTGTGTCGAGTTTTCTCCCCTTTAATCAGggttctctctatatatatatatatatattcgccaattaaaacataaaaatcagacatttgattAACTGCTTTAGATgacatgtgtaggtacacctcatggacacttcaataggtacactacacgagttaaaaaaaaacaaagaataaataaataaagggttaattgtacAATAAAAGCTCACTcctgcacctgggatcgaaccaagatctTACTGCGCAAAAGCCCACGATACTAACCAGTCAGCTGTTTCAACATGGAAGGCTACGGTCgtatgcactgttttgtactagtgatgtgcattgtaaacaggatggcCAAACCACAGGCcagttagcgcaaggcctggtcggccacttgctaatcgtgcatgcgtggcaaatcggagaatcttgagatttaatGTTgtggcacatattcagtttatgtgtgtcttgctgttagtgttggctcgtgagtgaacaattcgttcaaaagaacgaatttgttttcagtgaacgagagtgaacaaatcacttcctaaagtttcagttcatatgacttcaaccagtaggtgccggtaatgcgtatcaaagctggtgccacctcgccataaattaaaacgaagaagaaaatgaagtaacttcccgttcacgaacgagtcgtgaattgcatttaccGTTCAACAACTGAACGGatttgtgagtgaacgagtcagtgagtgagtgatttgcatttccagttaatcgcgtgaacggatcagtgagagaacgaatcctgactttcccgttcgcgaacgagttaatgggtgaactgccttcccgtgcatcaacggatcagtcagtgaatgtgttgcgtctccctcctggcgtgaactgtgcaaggcagaatgtagatttatgatttgccaaggaaagaaagaaccactcactgaaacaccacttcttttatgcatgttttctccaagctgacggctaactttattgcatgaaagtatgcgccgttatgcaacaacggggagattatgcttctctttgggtaaccttgattttataacacttgtagcagtttttaaataacgtgtatgcaataTACGCctgaatattgttatccaatatatctactgcaatttcacattggattgctggtttgaaatttactttcattattattattattttaataaacatttatgttaaaacttgtctggtgttttattccttgtttttatattcgccaattaaaacataaaaatcagacatttggttcacGGCTTTATATGACcacgtgtaggtacacctcatggacacgtcaataggtacactacacgaggtaaaaaaaaaaaaaaagaataaataaagggtaatTTGCACAATAAAGCAGTTTCTCGCACCTGAGATCGAACCAAGATCTTACCAACCAAGAGcccatgtcactaaccagtcggctgtaACAACATGACAGGCTGTGGTCgtatgcactgttttgtactagtgatgtgcatgctctagtcctcggggccgcgttccaacatgttttccaagtgaccctcgttaagcgcacctgcgtgaaaagttttagcttctttcacggtcaaaaggagctaaaagttttcccgcacctgcgcttaacgagggaatcaacggacactccattaggtacaccaccattttcaagtgtacctaataacaggtcactttattagggaaatatcatggtcaaaggtcacaggtgtcaagctctagtcctcggggccgcgttccaacatgttttccaagtgaccctcgttaagcgcaggtgcgtgaaaacttttagcttctttcacggtcaaaaggagctaaaagttttcccgcacctgcgcttaacgagggaatcacacagacactccattaggtacaccgccattttcaagtgtacctaataacaggccactttattagggaaatatcatggtcaaaggtcacaggtgtcaagctctagtcctcggggccgcgttccaacgtgttttccaagtgaccctcgttaagcgcaggtgcgtgaaaacttttagcttctttcacggtcaaaaggagctaaaagttttcccgcacctgcacttaacgagggaatcacacagacactccattaggtacaccaccattttcaagtgtacctaataacaggccactttattagggaaatatcatggtcaaaggtcacaggtgtcaagctctcgtcctcggggccgcgttccaacatgttttccaagtgaccctcgttaagcgcacctgcgtgaaaagttttagctcctttcacgttctgaagtggctaaaacttttcacgcaggtgcgcttaacgagggaatcacacggacactccattaggtacaccgccattttcaagtgtacctaataacaggccactttattagggaaatatcatggtcaaaggtcacaggtgtcaagctctcgtcctcggggccgcattccaacatgttttccaggaTTCACCTCatgtatttccctaataaagtggcctgttattaggtacacttgaaaatggcggtgtacctaatggagtgtccaagtgacgtcacagctcaaacagccaatcaggaggtgggggtgaaggtgggtgtggcacttttcactttcacttaagctttttccctattggcctgtgatgcacatcactagtacaaatcaGTGCATACAACCACAGCCTGTCATattgaaatagccgactggttagtatcATGGGCTCTAACTCAGTAAGATCTTGGTTCAATCCCAGGTGTGAGAATcagcttttattgtgcaattaacgctttatttatttattcttttttttttttttttttttttacctcgtgtagtattgaagtgtccatgaggtgtacctacacaagttgtcatataaagcagttaaccaaatgtctgatttttatgttttaattggcgaatataaaaacaaggaataaaacacaagacaagttttaacataaatgtttattaaaataataataataaaagtaaatttcaaaccagcaatccaatgtaaaattgcagtagatatattggataacaatatttaggcgtacatatgcatacacgttatttaaaaactttaTAAAATCAaggttacccaaagagaagcataatctccccgttgttgcataacggtgcATCCCTTCatgaataaagttagccgttagcttggagagaacgtgcataaaagaagtggtgtttcagtgagtggttctttctttccttggcaaatcgtaaacctacattctggcttccatagttcacgccaggagggagacgcaacacattcactgactgatccgttgatgcacgggaaggcagttgacccattaactcgttcgcgaacgggaaagtcaggattcgttccctcactgatccgttcacgcgatgaactgcaaatgcaaatcacgagtcagtgacgcaacttcctgttcagtgtgcgcgtgcgtggggACCATTCGTTGaatgattcgtttgaacgaatcttttgaatgAACTGATTGTAAAGATTCCGTTCActcaaaagaactggaatgcacatcactagttgcTGTCTTTTACTAACAGTGACACGCTgttagaacagcagagcgtctttaaaagtgactttgttcttaatgtcacaatattttatagagctagtctaaaacagtaaacaaagccatatagattcttttggattttgatcacaatcactttcaatagtttattccttatactgtctaaaaccttttttcaaaaactgtcactttcatttacaaaagaaatacaatttaaagaatatttagtatttatttttattcaattatttgactctccatacatatataggaatagaactttacgtcttttgttgtaatataactgattttaatatagaagctgatttttgttggtggtgtgcctcgagattttatccaatgaaaaggtgtaccGTGAATGAAaataggttgggaaacactgtactAATCAACTCCATCTTTCCTGTGCCtgctgaaaaaataaaacaccacgAACCATGACGCCGCCATTTTACTTTTACACGAAACATATCGTTTTACAATTAGCCCAGAAAGTTCTTTTTGGGTCTCATCTGATGAGAGCACCTTCTTCCACATCTGTGGCAAACTTCAAACAGGACCTTCTATGGTTAtctttgagaattttttttctatctAACAACAAAACTTGTTCAGTGTGCAACTAAGACAAGGTTCACACTGCAGGCTAATGCTACCcagatcagattttttttgcccATATGTGGCAACATCtatctgatttttttaaataaaagaatttaaaaaaagtttttatgaCAGTCTGATTGGCTCAGTTTCGATTATTTTACGAAACGCAATCTGCATTTGCACTGACACAGTCAAGCAGTCAGGTTGAGCAGTAGGACCCAGGATTGCAACGACGACAGCAGTAAGGCAGCAAGCAGGCCTGAGGGAGGAGCCCAATATAAACCAAACAAGCCTCCACAGTCCACACCCTGCAGTATAGGGAAGTTTCACTGCATTCTTGCCATACTGCACATACGAAGAGACCAAGAAATCTGCGAGGGCTCTGAGCTGAGTGAGTGTGTGCAGTCATCCGGTGTCATTTCTGCTATGTTTTCACTGAAGCTGACTCGAGAAACCTTTCTTCATGTCCCCTAACAGGAGGAgggggtgtgtggtgtgttgtagTTTGGTGGGCCTCTTGGCGGCCTGCTGGAGGACTGGAGACCAGACACTCATCATCATCCAGACCCTACCAGGTGTTGTATTCTCAATTCACCCTCTTTGTCACTTCAAGTCACTTTCTCTTCCTCCTTGGCTGTCCAGATAAGATGAGTGCATGGCTACCCCAATCTGTTCTGACTGCCCTTTTATGGCTTCTCAGCATGCATTACAGTTTGCTACGTGTACAAAACAACTTCCTGTCTATAAATGTATAGTGCTGCATATGGGGCCTCACAATAAAATCCCAAAGTTGTCTTGTTGTGTTATTATTATGTAATACACTCGCTGTTCATTTCATTTGGTACACTTGCATAATCAAATGAGCTCTAGTACTATATCAAAGAGCCCGCCTTTACAGAGATAATGAGCAAGATAATGCCTAAACGTGTGTTGTTTGCTGCAGTGCTACGCAACTGGCTGCACTGCATCACACTGAGACTTTGTGCCTTTTCATTGAGCTAAATAAGATTATTAACAAGCCATAAACACTAGAGGAGGGACATCATTTGGAATGCTGCGTAGATAAGCTTGATGTTTTTTTGGAAAGAATCCCTACACggaatttgttgttgttgctttatGCTAAAAGAATTGAAAATTTTATTTTCACAGAATTTACACTCATGATgatttataaaataataaaaataattatattttgCGCTAATTCTCTGTCATGTTGAGGGTTGATGTTGGTTGCACTATTTCCAACCACCAAATGACTGCCGTAGTGTCCCTAAGTACTTCAACCAcgagtaaaaaataataataataattaacatgTTTATTTGTTGGTCATAAGACTATGACCAAACAAAGCGAAAtgcatatgcatttattttttctagttttttttttaaatgggcagTTCATCGAGTAGAGTCCCGATTAAAACAAACAACAGTCCATACGTAAATTTTTTCCCACTCTCAGTTCTTCCATCTCGGCTGaagcacaacaaaaaaactaGCTCGCAATCAATGCCACGAGAACCACATTAGGCTCTTTGTCGGAATCCAGATTTCAGGAGGCAGTGTCACAACTGTAGGCAGAATCTCCAGCATTTCTAAATCATCCACTCCACCATTCTTTTCAACAAAATACACAAACTGAATCCTTAAAATGAAGACTTTGACAGCAACAACAATTAATTCTACATCAATAAGGAGGCACTATGTCGattacaaaataata harbors:
- the fa2h gene encoding fatty acid 2-hydroxylase; this encodes MSPSTSPRFFTEREVTRHCTKDSCWVLLGSRVYDVTAFLRMHPGGEALILSRSGKDVSQELEGPPHRHSENARRWMEQYYIGELDRHSGKDTDELQNLRERRNSSKQTEEKNAVATEKDDDQNHPHNLCSSVDFENDLVDWRKPLAWQVGHLGEKYDAWVHQPVDRPIRLFGNSFLEASTKTSWYWVPVVWLPLVCYLSWSCYTNLAKGTTRIPITSDFSVMVHKYTFPLLFMMGWFLWSFIEYCIHRFVFHMKPPAHNYYLITLHFLLHGQHHKSPFDGSRLVFPPGLASFVVGTFYTILNNLLPEIVAMSMFVGGLCGYVIYDMIHYYLHYGSPKKGSYMYSLKAYHVKHHFEHQRAGFGISTAFWDHPFNTVIPAEKF